One Candidatus Marinarcus aquaticus genomic window carries:
- a CDS encoding flagellar basal body P-ring protein FlgI translates to MRYIASIILLITSLYAQTIKDITSVVGIRENQLIGYGLVVGLAGTGDKSKFTMQSLQNLLRNSYIKIPTSSINSKNIAAVMVTADLPAFARQGDKIPVKVSAIGDAKSINQGELLLTQLKGVDGNVYALAQGTILSDDNATTGSIYDGAIIENEVQYSLQNEEDITLSLLQASAKNADLIETKINQRFGQQLAKAVDTRTIVAKKPKDISIVKFLSIVQNINIETEFKKKIIIDMRKESIIVGADVEIKPVTITRDKFTLRIKQTELNDTQWKDPAVNSGKDIGDDARLDHKPAVVNIDNALLNTKKQPTVADLMRAMKVMKLPMSDIIETLKMIRDMGAIDVEMEIRG, encoded by the coding sequence TTGAGATACATAGCGAGTATTATTTTACTTATTACATCACTTTATGCACAAACAATTAAAGACATTACTTCTGTGGTTGGGATTCGAGAAAACCAACTTATTGGTTATGGTTTAGTTGTGGGACTTGCTGGAACAGGCGATAAAAGTAAATTTACGATGCAAAGTTTGCAAAACTTGCTTCGAAACTCTTATATCAAAATACCTACTTCATCAATTAATTCAAAAAATATTGCAGCTGTAATGGTCACTGCAGATTTGCCTGCTTTTGCACGACAAGGAGATAAAATCCCTGTTAAAGTCTCCGCCATTGGTGATGCCAAATCAATCAATCAAGGAGAACTTTTATTGACCCAACTCAAAGGGGTTGATGGAAATGTTTATGCATTAGCTCAAGGAACCATTCTTTCAGATGACAATGCCACAACAGGTTCAATTTATGATGGTGCGATTATTGAAAACGAAGTGCAATACTCTCTTCAAAATGAAGAGGATATCACACTCAGTCTTTTACAAGCATCTGCTAAAAATGCTGATTTAATAGAGACAAAAATCAATCAACGATTTGGTCAACAACTTGCAAAAGCAGTCGATACAAGAACCATTGTTGCTAAAAAACCCAAAGATATTTCGATAGTTAAATTTTTATCCATTGTTCAAAACATTAACATAGAGACCGAATTTAAAAAGAAAATCATCATTGATATGAGAAAAGAGAGTATAATTGTGGGAGCTGACGTTGAAATCAAACCCGTCACCATCACACGGGATAAATTCACACTGCGTATCAAACAAACCGAACTCAATGATACGCAATGGAAAGACCCAGCAGTCAATTCAGGAAAAGATATTGGAGATGATGCCAGACTGGATCATAAACCTGCTGTTGTTAATATCGACAATGCCTTATTAAATACTAAGAAACAACCCACTGTTGCCGATTTAATGCGTGCCATGAAAGTGATGAAACTACCAATGAGCGATATCATAGAGACACTTAAAATGATTCGTGACATGGGTGCAATTGATGTAGAAATGGAAATTAGAGGTTAA
- the flgK gene encoding flagellar hook-associated protein FlgK: MLNGIYIAESGLWSARVSLENVTNNIANENTPGYKKRTVNVSETGNNSSGIGRGTTVGDVVRATSDYLYDNIMDETTKEAYLDELSSMLGQIEALFQGTETAGLATDLDKYFKALDNLKSNPTDANYISSYIAQAKTLVEDLKTIYSGIEAQEAIAKESAELDVKEVNSLLQQIADINHELGTKSEPTNDLLDKRDLLEKQLAKYVDIEVHREQEPYELSINGVTAVWHDSAREFSVGQSDSPQRDKYVAADGTTSSLAARIGTMDADDTIVYTVNNVGSVEIKFGEFVTDSQGNALDINGDNIVDASDRVDDTNYVRALGVAINNDPYMNKLVTAYNGSYSKDVDGNIIEPDLSAERYLLVEAKKGGPQGDFESTLEFKRADATGVTENMAFERTESQSRDGKTEVYLESKGRRVDITGGSLLARFENLTTDSGKNKYQAYKDLLDQFAFTFSDLHREYAVSSTDGSYYYGEDSLNNVGTNVQNAHALNLFSGSSVKTLEFNELAVQDLDTMDLDYLVTLQSKSDLSFENGPQNPDSISSMSFMDFYKDILVKVSSDKENTDFLLESQLSVTQSLSSTYDQVVKVDKDEQMLDLVKFQAAYEANAKTITVMDQILQTLLGIKR; encoded by the coding sequence ATGTTAAATGGCATCTATATAGCAGAGTCTGGCTTATGGTCTGCTCGTGTCTCTCTTGAGAACGTCACTAACAATATTGCCAATGAAAATACTCCTGGTTATAAGAAACGAACCGTGAATGTTTCTGAAACAGGAAACAATAGTTCTGGTATTGGTCGAGGAACAACAGTTGGTGATGTGGTACGTGCTACAAGTGATTATTTGTATGATAACATCATGGATGAAACAACAAAAGAGGCCTATCTTGATGAATTATCAAGTATGCTTGGACAAATTGAGGCATTGTTTCAAGGTACTGAAACAGCAGGACTAGCAACAGATTTGGATAAGTACTTTAAAGCATTGGATAATTTAAAAAGTAATCCAACAGATGCCAATTATATCAGCAGTTATATTGCGCAAGCCAAAACACTCGTAGAAGATCTTAAAACGATTTATTCAGGAATTGAAGCACAAGAAGCGATTGCAAAAGAGAGTGCTGAGCTTGATGTAAAAGAAGTGAACTCTTTATTGCAACAAATTGCAGATATCAATCATGAGTTAGGAACCAAATCTGAACCAACGAATGATTTATTGGATAAACGAGATTTATTGGAAAAACAGTTGGCGAAATATGTTGATATTGAAGTACACCGTGAACAAGAACCCTACGAATTGAGTATCAATGGAGTCACTGCAGTTTGGCATGACAGCGCTCGAGAATTCAGCGTTGGACAAAGCGATTCACCACAAAGAGATAAATATGTTGCGGCTGATGGCACCACAAGCTCCTTGGCTGCGCGTATTGGAACAATGGATGCAGACGATACGATTGTATATACGGTTAATAATGTGGGAAGTGTTGAAATCAAATTTGGTGAATTTGTGACCGATTCTCAAGGCAACGCTTTGGATATCAATGGTGACAATATTGTAGATGCTTCAGACAGAGTCGATGATACAAACTACGTACGTGCATTGGGTGTGGCAATCAATAATGACCCTTATATGAATAAACTTGTTACAGCTTATAATGGAAGTTACAGCAAAGATGTCGATGGTAATATTATTGAACCTGATTTGAGCGCTGAGCGATATTTATTGGTTGAGGCAAAAAAGGGAGGCCCACAAGGTGACTTTGAAAGCACATTGGAGTTTAAACGGGCAGATGCTACGGGTGTTACTGAAAATATGGCATTTGAACGTACTGAATCACAAAGCCGAGATGGGAAAACAGAAGTCTACTTAGAGAGCAAAGGTCGACGTGTTGATATCACGGGTGGTTCTTTGTTGGCACGTTTTGAAAACTTAACCACAGATTCAGGAAAAAATAAATATCAAGCGTATAAAGATTTATTGGATCAATTTGCATTTACATTCAGTGACTTGCACAGAGAATATGCAGTGTCTTCAACAGATGGTTCTTATTATTATGGGGAAGATTCTTTAAATAATGTGGGAACCAATGTGCAAAATGCACACGCATTAAATCTTTTTTCTGGAAGCAGTGTGAAGACATTGGAATTTAATGAGTTGGCTGTACAAGATTTGGATACTATGGATTTGGATTATTTAGTGACCTTACAATCAAAATCGGATCTTTCGTTTGAAAATGGACCACAAAACCCTGATTCAATTTCATCAATGTCATTCATGGATTTTTATAAAGATATATTGGTCAAAGTCTCTTCAGATAAAGAGAATACAGACTTTTTATTGGAGTCTCAACTAAGTGTAACTCAATCCTTGTCATCGACGTATGATCAAGTTGTTAAAGTCGATAAAGATGAACAGATGTTAGATTTGGTCAAGTTTCAAGCGGCTTACGAAGCCAATGCAAAAACAATAACAGTAATGGATCAGATATTACAAACACTCTTAGGTATTAAGAGATAA
- a CDS encoding flagellar basal body-associated FliL family protein, whose protein sequence is MAENEEVVVQETKSGGKGLMIALIALIVILILVVIGGGYLLYSNGAFSSNNNPTAQNGAVQQEEPQARTGDYFKVDINDMVLNITNAKGREKLMKLSFSIKSTDEMIEQLVEENKAEIIDVVISQISSRNSEELLTVGGKELLKEELIQEINAVLNQAIGENTDFQKDSVKNIYFTAFVIK, encoded by the coding sequence ATGGCTGAAAATGAAGAAGTAGTAGTACAAGAGACGAAATCTGGTGGAAAAGGATTGATGATTGCACTCATTGCACTCATTGTTATTTTAATCTTAGTGGTCATTGGTGGGGGATATTTACTCTACTCAAATGGAGCATTCAGTTCAAACAATAATCCAACTGCTCAAAATGGTGCAGTCCAGCAAGAAGAGCCTCAAGCACGAACAGGTGATTATTTTAAAGTTGATATTAATGATATGGTTTTAAATATTACCAATGCTAAAGGGCGTGAGAAGTTGATGAAGTTGTCTTTTTCAATCAAGAGTACCGATGAGATGATTGAGCAACTTGTTGAAGAGAATAAAGCTGAAATCATTGATGTGGTGATTTCACAAATCAGTTCAAGAAACTCTGAAGAGCTTTTAACTGTTGGAGGGAAAGAGCTTTTAAAAGAGGAGTTGATTCAAGAGATTAATGCGGTGTTAAATCAAGCCATTGGAGAGAATACTGATTTTCAAAAAGACAGTGTGAAGAATATCTACTTCACAGCCTTTGTAATTAAATAG
- the fliD gene encoding flagellar filament capping protein FliD produces MADGILGLGSSGSTGLNQELIDKLKEAERKARVQPIETRLEDWDTEVEQFGEFEAKVNELLAIAKEFDLFKNGANAFEQIFATTSGTAVAFDAADTSKLKPGTINVEVTQLAQKDVYQSSIIADKTATMDAGTISISVGGDTPIDFDTTGKTYEQIVAEMNNYPSLDASLEQVGDSEYRLIIKSGESGLSNALDITQSGGVNIGLGNSVVESGSTIVGTDIPTAGQEITVNGVTFVADGNKTYNDIASEISSDGSINVTASISDGKFVITSDDGSAISITNDTMLGLEDKSQTLTAQNMLATVDGIDYNLSSNQITMQNGLTISALEVGTGSISMQQDTANIETKMQELVTKYNELNDIVSNYTISADSKIEDKATLRSVMSQVKDILFGAYGENDEKSIFSYGFNLDKSGHITIDSTEFNKAVTDDLDGLKSLFIGVAEDRGIGTKLKEYLDDLDSFEGLLTVYGDAMSTRKDNLEEEKTKAIEALDSKYAQLANQFAAYTAIISKFESAFGGLQMMIAQSKASN; encoded by the coding sequence ATGGCTGATGGTATTTTAGGACTAGGAAGTTCAGGATCAACAGGATTAAATCAAGAATTAATCGATAAATTAAAAGAGGCAGAAAGAAAAGCTCGTGTTCAACCCATTGAAACAAGACTTGAAGATTGGGATACAGAAGTTGAACAATTTGGAGAGTTTGAAGCGAAAGTTAATGAACTTTTAGCCATTGCAAAAGAGTTTGACTTATTTAAAAATGGGGCGAACGCATTTGAGCAAATCTTTGCAACTACCAGTGGAACTGCAGTTGCTTTTGATGCTGCAGATACCAGTAAACTTAAACCAGGTACAATCAATGTTGAAGTCACTCAACTGGCTCAAAAAGATGTCTACCAGTCAAGTATTATTGCAGATAAAACGGCAACAATGGATGCAGGAACCATATCCATTTCAGTGGGAGGTGATACCCCAATTGATTTTGACACAACCGGTAAGACGTATGAACAAATTGTAGCAGAGATGAACAACTATCCATCATTGGATGCTTCATTGGAACAAGTGGGTGACAGTGAATACCGTTTGATTATTAAAAGTGGAGAGAGTGGTCTGTCGAATGCTTTAGACATCACTCAAAGTGGTGGCGTTAACATTGGATTAGGTAACTCTGTGGTTGAAAGTGGCAGTACGATTGTGGGTACTGATATTCCAACGGCGGGGCAAGAGATTACTGTTAACGGCGTTACATTTGTGGCTGATGGTAATAAAACCTATAATGACATTGCTTCAGAAATATCTTCAGATGGTTCAATTAACGTGACTGCAAGTATTAGTGATGGAAAATTTGTCATTACAAGTGATGATGGAAGTGCCATTTCGATTACCAATGATACAATGTTGGGCTTAGAAGACAAAAGTCAAACCTTAACAGCACAAAATATGTTAGCTACAGTGGATGGAATTGATTATAATCTCTCTTCAAATCAGATTACGATGCAAAATGGATTGACAATCTCTGCTTTAGAAGTAGGTACAGGTTCTATCTCTATGCAACAAGATACGGCAAATATTGAGACAAAAATGCAAGAGCTTGTTACAAAATATAATGAGTTGAATGATATAGTTTCAAACTATACCATCAGTGCCGATTCTAAAATCGAAGATAAAGCAACATTACGAAGCGTCATGAGCCAAGTAAAAGATATTCTTTTTGGTGCTTATGGTGAAAACGATGAAAAAAGTATTTTTAGTTATGGATTTAATTTAGATAAATCTGGACATATTACAATTGATTCGACTGAGTTTAATAAAGCTGTGACAGATGATTTAGATGGACTAAAGTCTCTCTTTATTGGTGTTGCTGAAGACAGAGGTATTGGTACCAAACTTAAAGAGTATCTTGACGATTTAGACAGCTTTGAAGGTCTGTTGACGGTCTATGGGGATGCGATGTCCACACGAAAAGACAATTTAGAAGAGGAAAAAACAAAAGCAATTGAGGCACTGGACAGTAAATATGCTCAATTGGCCAATCAGTTTGCAGCGTATACAGCTATTATTTCTAAATTTGAAAGTGCGTTTGGTGGGTTACAAATGATGATTGCGCAGTCAAAAGCGAGCAACTAA
- a CDS encoding flagellar FliJ family protein — MITKIYNLKKNQTDQKILQRARVQNKIEELSAEILMTQTKLETTSVDKFGAISDFAILQIHKNTMKAHIGKLNMVKNRLEQEVEKIDEEIKELLKETEQFKYLVEEEKKEAFKKLLKKEEEFTEEYVQSKYIAS; from the coding sequence ATGATTACAAAAATCTATAATTTAAAGAAAAATCAGACCGATCAAAAAATTCTACAACGTGCTCGTGTACAAAATAAAATTGAAGAGCTCTCTGCTGAAATACTTATGACCCAAACCAAACTTGAAACGACCAGTGTAGATAAGTTTGGTGCCATCTCTGATTTTGCTATTTTACAAATTCATAAAAATACGATGAAAGCCCATATTGGAAAACTTAATATGGTCAAAAACCGGCTTGAACAAGAGGTTGAAAAAATTGATGAAGAGATCAAAGAGCTTCTAAAAGAGACCGAACAGTTTAAGTATCTTGTTGAAGAAGAGAAAAAAGAGGCCTTTAAAAAGCTTCTTAAAAAAGAAGAAGAGTTTACTGAAGAGTACGTTCAAAGTAAATATATTGCAAGTTAG
- a CDS encoding FlgK family flagellar hook-associated protein has product MLNTLDVAYSGLSISKRAADAANNNVANQMNKEYVRRSTSISEAAHIDNRATGRGVDIGETIRNANDFIYQNFLGESTSMNYYKEVSDALSTIESFFKETENSGFSKDLDAFFQAIEDLKSNPSNTTFQAELKTRGQIVVDDLKGLYQHLNTQEAELRSELKSDARNINRIVHDIANINEHLATTLVPQNTLLDKRDALEKELAQLVDIDVSKQNGEYILKIGNVTAVRNDIAREFSYGEEHIAQLDRYTKEDGSGNVISSFDGIMGNANDKVIYELNDTTSIELTYGQAVYDANGNQLDLNGDNIIDAADVVDDTNIVRALVLTINNDPEMSQMITAYNGNYTKDSDGNITPDPDNTVDRYLVIESKKEGAEGKFKGDLIYLTDSDANNQYEVSTYNKDETRSVVGSSESYISSYEQKVEIAGGPVKAKIENLDTTSPNNYIQMFKDKLDMFAATLSDMTEKYVLNQDGSYIYGETAINNSGEEYNNKQSMKLFNGNSIATLSFNKSTVAYLDQQDYDYLSSLQYKSDILFSSKGQVSTTQTYEDLTSDGTNGTSFSKYFQGFQVDIAFTKSNTDYKFDTQQIVTQSLENSYNQLVKVDEDVEMLNIMKFQAAYEANAKIARVLQDMIQTTLNMVNK; this is encoded by the coding sequence ATGTTAAATACATTGGATGTCGCCTATTCAGGGCTTTCAATATCGAAGCGTGCCGCAGATGCTGCCAATAACAATGTTGCAAATCAGATGAATAAAGAGTATGTTCGTCGTTCAACATCTATTTCAGAAGCTGCACATATTGATAATCGCGCAACAGGTCGTGGTGTGGATATCGGAGAAACCATTCGTAATGCCAATGATTTTATTTACCAAAACTTTCTTGGTGAATCCACTTCAATGAACTATTATAAAGAGGTTTCAGATGCCTTAAGTACGATTGAATCATTTTTTAAAGAGACTGAAAACAGTGGTTTCTCAAAAGATTTGGATGCCTTTTTTCAAGCCATTGAAGATTTAAAAAGCAATCCAAGTAATACAACATTTCAAGCAGAATTAAAAACACGAGGACAAATTGTCGTTGATGATTTAAAAGGGTTATATCAACATCTCAATACTCAAGAAGCAGAACTCAGATCTGAGTTAAAATCAGACGCACGAAATATCAATCGAATTGTGCATGATATTGCCAATATCAATGAACATCTTGCAACAACGTTGGTGCCACAAAACACCCTTTTAGATAAACGTGATGCGTTGGAAAAAGAGTTGGCACAACTCGTGGATATCGATGTGTCAAAACAAAACGGAGAATATATCCTTAAAATTGGAAACGTGACCGCGGTTCGAAATGATATTGCACGTGAATTTAGCTATGGTGAAGAGCATATTGCTCAATTGGATCGCTATACAAAAGAGGATGGTAGCGGAAATGTAATCAGTTCATTTGATGGTATCATGGGCAATGCCAATGATAAAGTTATTTATGAATTGAATGATACCACGAGTATTGAACTCACATATGGACAAGCGGTGTATGATGCCAATGGAAATCAACTCGATTTAAATGGAGATAATATAATAGATGCTGCAGATGTGGTTGATGATACCAATATTGTTCGGGCTTTGGTTTTAACCATTAACAATGATCCTGAAATGAGTCAAATGATTACAGCATATAATGGGAATTATACCAAAGACAGTGATGGAAACATTACTCCCGACCCTGATAATACGGTTGATCGATATTTGGTCATTGAATCAAAAAAAGAGGGCGCTGAAGGAAAATTTAAAGGCGATTTGATCTATTTAACTGACAGTGATGCGAATAATCAATATGAAGTCTCTACGTACAATAAAGATGAAACTCGAAGTGTGGTTGGAAGCAGTGAGAGTTATATCAGCAGTTATGAACAAAAAGTTGAAATTGCAGGTGGACCGGTAAAAGCTAAAATTGAAAATTTGGATACCACGTCACCTAATAACTATATTCAGATGTTTAAAGATAAGTTGGATATGTTTGCTGCAACACTCAGTGATATGACAGAAAAGTATGTTTTAAATCAAGATGGCAGTTATATTTATGGAGAAACCGCAATCAATAACAGTGGTGAAGAGTATAACAATAAACAAAGCATGAAACTCTTTAATGGAAACAGTATTGCAACGCTCTCATTTAATAAATCGACTGTGGCGTATTTAGACCAACAAGATTATGATTATCTCTCTTCTTTACAATATAAAAGTGATATTTTGTTCAGTTCAAAAGGGCAAGTCAGTACCACACAAACGTATGAAGATTTAACAAGTGATGGAACAAACGGTACGAGTTTTTCAAAATATTTTCAAGGATTCCAAGTCGATATTGCTTTTACAAAGAGTAATACAGATTATAAATTTGATACACAACAAATTGTGACGCAATCTTTAGAGAACTCATACAATCAGTTGGTCAAGGTTGATGAAGATGTAGAGATGTTGAACATCATGAAATTTCAAGCAGCATATGAAGCCAATGCTAAGATAGCAAGAGTGCTTCAAGATATGATACAAACGACTTTGAATATGGTGAATAAATAG
- a CDS encoding flagellar biosynthetic protein FliQ, with amino-acid sequence MDLLAIAENTVKVILLLGLPSLIVSMVIGLLISIFQAVTQVSDASLTFVPKMILVSVFILITLPWIGDSMNQYTHDLWDLILEFGGQ; translated from the coding sequence ATGGATTTACTTGCTATTGCTGAGAATACAGTTAAAGTTATTTTGCTTTTAGGGTTACCTTCTTTAATTGTAAGTATGGTGATTGGTCTTTTGATCAGTATTTTTCAGGCTGTGACGCAAGTAAGTGATGCTTCGTTAACATTTGTACCTAAAATGATTTTGGTGTCGGTGTTTATTTTGATTACCCTGCCTTGGATTGGAGACAGTATGAATCAATATACACATGATTTGTGGGATTTAATCTTGGAATTTGGAGGTCAGTGA
- a CDS encoding flagellar basal body L-ring protein FlgH, whose translation MLVSVLFSGCVQKELDFEQPKIQIPKKQERPQNKKGSLYSSQGGSLFADKKDLQIGDIIQVIINEALTADSDNSRDTTGNSSGGFNGIVSGPNATNTNPSSTINKLSEKLNSNLGFNIDVGSKSSFSGTAEKQIDEKFETTISVIIEQTYQNGNYFIKGSKQMLIDGQSQEIKVSGVIRPYDISPENSVLSSQIANLKIMYEKDGEEADALRTPWGLKILRALWPF comes from the coding sequence ATGCTTGTGAGTGTTCTTTTTTCAGGGTGCGTACAAAAAGAGTTGGATTTTGAACAACCGAAGATACAGATTCCTAAAAAGCAAGAGCGACCACAAAATAAAAAAGGTTCTTTATACTCCAGTCAAGGAGGGTCGCTGTTTGCAGATAAAAAAGATCTACAAATTGGGGATATCATTCAAGTCATTATTAATGAAGCTTTAACCGCCGACAGTGATAACAGTCGAGATACAACAGGTAATTCAAGTGGTGGCTTTAATGGAATTGTTTCAGGACCCAATGCAACCAATACCAACCCCTCTTCAACAATCAATAAACTCTCAGAGAAGTTGAACAGTAATTTAGGGTTTAATATTGATGTGGGCTCAAAGTCTTCATTTTCAGGTACGGCTGAAAAGCAAATTGATGAAAAGTTTGAAACAACGATTTCTGTGATCATTGAACAAACCTACCAAAATGGAAACTACTTTATCAAAGGTTCCAAACAGATGCTCATTGATGGACAAAGCCAAGAGATTAAAGTAAGTGGTGTGATTCGTCCATATGATATCTCTCCAGAAAACAGTGTACTCTCCTCACAAATTGCAAACTTAAAAATTATGTATGAAAAAGATGGTGAAGAAGCAGATGCATTACGTACACCGTGGGGTTTAAAGATACTTCGTGCATTATGGCCATTTTAA
- the fliM gene encoding flagellar motor switch protein FliM — translation MAEFLSQDEIDALLDIAEQGEDIDGAEEEQIVSKEKNYSIYDFKKPNRISNEQFKAFSTLHDKMLRDLITDLSAMLRKIVDIKLYSIEQMTYGEFILSIPQLTSLNTLSLKPLDGRIVVECNPGISHKIIAELLGSGAIAASDNLDRELTEIEVEIFEHFYKVLVTHMQKAWNEITRINFKIESRDTNANAIQVISDHEIVLLVVLEITIDEDSGFLSICYPISYIDMLLHKIVEKIFSEGRNKKVSKKRDITTLISGAKMHIDAIMAETELNVFDILNLKKDDVIVFNKNATSPQAKLYINKKEKFLSISGLSNGRKAVQIKANIDHEKQETLEMLRTMREERNEQQQRQTETVKKLLEERNKF, via the coding sequence ATGGCTGAATTTTTAAGTCAAGATGAAATTGATGCACTTTTAGATATCGCTGAACAAGGCGAGGATATTGATGGAGCGGAAGAAGAGCAGATAGTCTCTAAAGAGAAGAATTACTCGATTTATGATTTTAAAAAGCCCAATCGTATCTCCAATGAGCAGTTTAAAGCCTTCTCAACGCTTCACGATAAAATGCTTCGAGACCTTATTACGGATCTGTCAGCAATGCTTCGTAAAATTGTGGATATCAAGCTTTACTCTATTGAGCAAATGACCTATGGAGAGTTTATCCTCTCTATCCCTCAACTCACCTCGCTAAACACACTCTCACTTAAACCACTTGATGGTCGGATTGTTGTTGAATGTAACCCTGGTATTTCTCACAAAATCATTGCAGAACTTCTTGGAAGTGGTGCCATTGCAGCAAGTGATAACCTAGATAGAGAACTCACAGAGATTGAAGTAGAGATTTTTGAACACTTTTATAAAGTACTGGTGACCCACATGCAAAAAGCATGGAATGAAATCACACGAATCAATTTTAAGATTGAATCACGTGATACCAATGCCAATGCTATCCAAGTTATTTCAGACCACGAAATTGTTCTTTTAGTGGTACTTGAAATCACGATTGATGAAGACTCAGGGTTTTTATCTATTTGTTACCCTATTTCATACATTGATATGCTGTTGCATAAAATTGTTGAGAAAATCTTCTCAGAGGGGCGAAATAAAAAGGTGAGTAAAAAACGAGATATTACGACGTTGATTTCTGGGGCAAAAATGCATATTGATGCCATTATGGCAGAGACGGAACTCAATGTATTTGATATACTCAACCTTAAAAAAGATGATGTCATTGTCTTTAATAAAAATGCCACATCCCCACAAGCGAAACTCTATATCAATAAAAAAGAGAAGTTTTTATCTATAAGTGGTCTTTCAAATGGCCGAAAAGCAGTACAGATTAAAGCCAATATTGATCATGAAAAACAAGAGACATTAGAGATGTTACGCACAATGAGAGAAGAGCGTAATGAACAACAACAACGACAAACTGAAACCGTTAAAAAACTGCTTGAAGAGAGAAATAAATTTTAA
- the fliS gene encoding flagellar export chaperone FliS, with protein MGIEVYNQQNAISDDPYVLILKLYEGLLKFLSLAKAAMEEGDIEAKFTYINKSIAIFDELRNVLDFDGGDVAYYLDGLYLYQIETLFSAGIDNNVGSMNQVMKVVQGLIEAWKDETGL; from the coding sequence ATGGGGATTGAAGTATACAACCAACAAAATGCTATCAGTGATGATCCTTATGTATTAATTTTAAAGCTGTATGAAGGACTCTTAAAATTTTTATCTCTTGCAAAAGCTGCAATGGAAGAGGGTGATATTGAAGCAAAATTCACTTATATCAACAAATCTATTGCTATTTTTGACGAGTTAAGAAATGTGCTTGATTTTGATGGTGGAGATGTGGCGTATTATTTAGATGGATTATATCTTTACCAAATTGAAACACTTTTTTCTGCTGGAATTGATAATAATGTTGGTTCAATGAATCAAGTAATGAAAGTAGTTCAAGGATTAATTGAAGCATGGAAAGACGAGACTGGTCTTTAA